The nucleotide window CCGGCAGCGCCACGACGCCGATGACGAGCGCGGGCCGCTGCTCGGGTTCGCTCCTCCCGGCCGCGGTCGTCCCGGCCGCGCTCCCGTCCGCCCCGCTCCGGTCGTCCGCCCCGCTCCGTTCGTCCGCGCCGCGCTCGGCCCCGCCCGGAGACGCCCAGCCGAGGCCGAGCGCCAGGGCGACGAGCAGCGCGAGGGCGGTGCGTGCGCTCATGGTCAGGCGACGGGGCGCTGCGCCGCCAGCCGCTCGACGGTGGCGGTCACCCGGCCCCTCACGTCCTCCCGCGCCCAAGGCGAGCCGACGGCCTCCTCCACGACGAGCCCCGCGCCGAGCACGACGTCGTCGGCGAACCGCCGGCCGACGAGCTGCACGCCCAGCGGCAGCCCCTCCCGGCTCAGCGACGCCGGCACGACCAGGGCCGGGTGGCCGGTGAGGTCGAAGAGCGGCGTGTACGCCTGCCTGACGTCGCGCAGCGCCGCGCGCTCCGCGGTCGTGTGCGCGGGGATGGGCACCCCGGGCGTGAGGAGCACGTCGATGGACGCGAACACGGCGTCGAGCTCCGCCGTCAGCTCGTCGCGCGCCCGCCGCGCCTTGACGTAGGTGGCGGCGCTGGTTCCCGCGGCGCGCTCGAGCGCCGACCTCAGGCCCTCGCCCATGCCGGGGCTCCTCAGGTGCGCCTCGAGGTCGACGAGCAGGTCGACGGCCGCGATGGTCCACATCGTCGACCTGGCCAGGTCCCGGTCCGGCAGCGACACGACCCGCGTCTCGCACCCGGCCGCCTCCAGCGCGTCCCGCGCCGTCTCGACGGCCCTGACGGCGGCGGGGTGGACCCCGGAGAGCTCCTCGTCGGCCAGCACGCCCAGGCGCAGCCCGGCCCCGACACCGTCGAGGTCCGCCAGCCGCCGGCGCTCCCAGCCGTCGCGCGCCATGACGTCGAGCAGCACGGCCACGTCGCGGACCGTCCTGCCCATCGGTCCCACGTGGTCCAGCTCGCGGCTGATCGTGACCACGCCAGCGAGCTCGACGAGGCCGAACGTCGGCTTCAGCCCGACGAGCCCGCACATCGAGGCCGG belongs to Trueperaceae bacterium and includes:
- a CDS encoding amidase, producing MTEDARLPGAASGSQFAEAGDAGGLGGARRAAAGLEFEPLTAVAAAVREGRLSPVELVSAQLERARTVGAALGCFVTVAEDEALAAAERLEAALESGEAVGPLHGVPVTVKDNIAVAGLRMTAASGVFADQVPAEDAAAVVRLKRAGAVVLGKTNLSELAFGSSHPAFGEPLNPWDPERSTGGSSSGSASALAAGIGYGSVGTDTGGSIRIPASMCGLVGLKPTFGLVELAGVVTISRELDHVGPMGRTVRDVAVLLDVMARDGWERRRLADLDGVGAGLRLGVLADEELSGVHPAAVRAVETARDALEAAGCETRVVSLPDRDLARSTMWTIAAVDLLVDLEAHLRSPGMGEGLRSALERAAGTSAATYVKARRARDELTAELDAVFASIDVLLTPGVPIPAHTTAERAALRDVRQAYTPLFDLTGHPALVVPASLSREGLPLGVQLVGRRFADDVVLGAGLVVEEAVGSPWAREDVRGRVTATVERLAAQRPVA